In Pedobacter sp. SL55, the following proteins share a genomic window:
- the secA gene encoding preprotein translocase subunit SecA, with amino-acid sequence MLGFLAKIFGSKSERDIKALQPIVAQINEEYAKLSSLTNDELRNKTIEFKATIASALATIDGKIADLKAQAESPELSLNEKTNLYDEVDALGKERNVELEKVLQQILPQAFAVVKETSRRLSENEQLEVTATPFDREIATRKSNVKIVGDKALWANRWDASGTEVVWNMVHYDVQLIGGMVLNSGKIAEMATGEGKTLVSTLPAYLNALAGQGVHIVTVNDYLARRDSEWNGPLFEFHGLSVDCIDKHQPNSEERRKAYLADITYGTNNEFGFDYLRDNMSQTPEQLVQRKLHFAMVDEVDSVLIDDARTPLIISGPVPFGDQHEFHELKPRIERLVNAQKAYVQSALNQAKTLINSGNVGTEEGEGGLALLRAHRGLPKNKALIKFLSEGNNKQTLLKTENYYMADQSKNMPKVDAELFFHIDEKNNQVELTEKGIEMITQTGEDPSFFVLPDVGTEIAEIEKSSLSNEDKIAQKDALMRDYAVKAERIHSINQLLKAYTLFENDVEYIVDEGKIKIVDEQTGRIMEGRRYSDGLHQAIEAKENVKVEDASQTYATVTLQNYFRMYHKLCGMTGTATTEAGEFWSIYKLDVVEIPTNRVISRKDEQDYVYRTVREKYNAVAEEIVKLTEAGRPVLVGTTSVEISELLSRMLKLRGIKHNVLNAKMHQREADIVAEAGQAGQVTIATNMAGRGTDIKLGPGVKDAGGLAIIGTERHESRRVDRQLRGRAGRQGDPGTSQFFVSLEDNLMRLFGSERISNIMVRMGIEDGEVIQHSMITNSIERAQKKVEENNFGVRKRLLEYDDVMNSQRTVIYAKRRNALFGDRLDVDMSNMIFDVVEDVITEYKESSNYEGFKLEVIKNFSVDTEISEQEFNSKKIPDLSEKLFEEVTAFYHRKSEGIVSQAMPVLNQVFADRGDMIEQIVVPFTDGIRQIQVPVELKKAIENNGREITKAFEKTIILALIDDSWKEHLREMDELKQSVQNAVYEQKDPLIIYKMEAFNLFKGMLNIVNKEVVSFLFKGGIPMQQEPEQVREAVAPKPQPKLNATKKEYGDESDLDLVGDTREPQPLQPIRKEATVGRNEPCPCGSGKKFKNCHGVNA; translated from the coding sequence ATGTTAGGATTTTTAGCCAAGATATTTGGAAGCAAATCAGAAAGAGATATCAAGGCCTTACAGCCAATCGTTGCACAAATCAACGAGGAATACGCAAAATTATCATCATTAACTAATGATGAACTTAGAAATAAAACCATCGAATTTAAAGCAACCATTGCTTCGGCTTTGGCTACCATAGATGGTAAAATTGCAGACTTAAAAGCACAAGCAGAAAGTCCAGAGCTTTCGTTAAACGAAAAAACAAATCTTTACGATGAGGTTGATGCTTTAGGTAAAGAGCGCAATGTAGAGTTAGAGAAAGTGTTGCAACAAATTTTGCCTCAGGCATTTGCTGTGGTCAAAGAAACCTCTCGTAGGTTAAGCGAAAACGAGCAATTGGAAGTTACAGCAACCCCATTTGATAGAGAAATTGCCACCAGAAAAAGCAATGTAAAAATTGTTGGCGATAAGGCTTTATGGGCTAACCGTTGGGATGCTTCGGGCACTGAGGTAGTATGGAACATGGTACATTACGATGTGCAGTTGATTGGTGGTATGGTGCTAAACAGCGGCAAAATCGCCGAGATGGCTACTGGTGAAGGTAAAACCTTAGTAAGTACTTTGCCTGCTTATTTGAATGCTTTGGCTGGTCAAGGAGTACATATTGTAACGGTAAACGATTACCTTGCTCGTCGTGATAGCGAGTGGAATGGCCCGTTGTTCGAGTTCCACGGGTTAAGTGTAGATTGTATCGATAAACACCAACCTAACTCCGAAGAACGCAGAAAAGCTTACTTAGCAGATATCACTTACGGAACTAACAACGAGTTTGGTTTCGATTACCTGCGTGACAATATGTCGCAAACGCCAGAGCAATTGGTACAACGCAAGTTGCATTTTGCCATGGTAGATGAGGTCGATTCGGTTTTAATTGATGATGCCCGTACACCATTGATCATTTCTGGTCCAGTGCCTTTTGGCGATCAGCACGAGTTTCACGAATTGAAACCACGAATTGAACGTTTGGTGAATGCTCAAAAAGCTTACGTACAATCAGCATTAAACCAAGCTAAAACTTTAATTAACAGCGGTAATGTTGGTACAGAAGAAGGCGAAGGCGGTTTGGCATTGCTGCGTGCTCATCGCGGTTTGCCTAAAAACAAAGCCTTAATTAAGTTTTTAAGCGAAGGCAACAACAAGCAGACTTTGTTAAAAACAGAAAACTACTATATGGCAGATCAGTCTAAGAACATGCCTAAAGTAGATGCAGAGTTGTTTTTCCATATCGATGAAAAAAATAACCAAGTAGAATTAACCGAAAAAGGTATCGAAATGATTACCCAAACCGGTGAAGATCCAAGCTTTTTTGTATTGCCAGATGTAGGTACTGAAATTGCTGAAATCGAAAAATCTAGCTTGAGCAACGAAGATAAAATTGCTCAAAAAGACGCCTTGATGCGTGATTATGCTGTTAAAGCAGAGCGTATCCACTCAATTAATCAATTGTTAAAAGCCTATACTTTGTTCGAAAACGATGTAGAGTATATTGTTGATGAAGGTAAGATTAAGATTGTAGATGAGCAAACTGGCCGTATCATGGAAGGCCGCCGTTACTCTGATGGTTTGCACCAAGCCATTGAGGCAAAAGAAAACGTGAAAGTAGAAGATGCTTCGCAAACTTACGCTACAGTAACCTTGCAAAACTATTTCCGTATGTACCACAAACTTTGCGGTATGACGGGTACAGCAACTACAGAAGCTGGCGAGTTTTGGTCTATCTACAAATTAGACGTAGTGGAAATTCCTACCAACAGAGTGATTTCTAGAAAAGATGAGCAAGATTACGTTTATCGTACAGTAAGAGAAAAATACAATGCCGTAGCGGAAGAAATCGTAAAATTAACCGAAGCCGGCCGCCCAGTATTGGTAGGTACCACTTCGGTAGAGATTTCGGAATTGCTAAGCCGTATGTTGAAGTTGCGTGGTATTAAGCACAACGTGTTAAATGCGAAAATGCACCAAAGAGAGGCTGATATTGTGGCAGAAGCTGGTCAGGCTGGTCAGGTAACTATTGCCACCAACATGGCTGGTCGTGGTACCGATATTAAGTTAGGCCCAGGCGTAAAAGATGCTGGCGGTTTGGCCATTATTGGTACCGAACGTCACGAGTCTCGTCGTGTAGACAGGCAGTTGCGTGGTCGTGCCGGTCGTCAGGGAGATCCTGGAACTTCGCAGTTTTTTGTATCGTTAGAAGATAATTTGATGCGTTTATTCGGATCAGAGCGTATCTCTAACATCATGGTGCGTATGGGTATCGAAGATGGTGAGGTTATTCAACACTCAATGATTACCAACTCTATAGAAAGAGCGCAGAAAAAAGTAGAAGAAAACAACTTTGGTGTACGTAAGCGTTTGTTAGAGTACGATGACGTGATGAACTCGCAACGTACGGTAATTTACGCAAAACGTAGAAACGCTTTGTTTGGCGACCGTTTAGATGTAGACATGAGCAACATGATTTTTGATGTTGTGGAAGATGTAATTACAGAATACAAAGAGAGTAGCAACTACGAAGGTTTCAAGTTAGAAGTAATTAAAAACTTCTCTGTAGATACCGAGATTTCTGAACAAGAATTTAACAGCAAGAAAATTCCAGATCTTTCTGAGAAATTGTTTGAAGAAGTTACGGCTTTTTATCATCGCAAATCGGAAGGCATCGTTAGCCAAGCTATGCCAGTTTTAAATCAGGTTTTTGCAGATAGAGGCGATATGATTGAGCAAATTGTAGTTCCTTTTACTGATGGTATCCGCCAAATTCAAGTTCCAGTAGAATTGAAAAAAGCTATTGAGAACAACGGAAGAGAAATCACCAAAGCTTTTGAGAAAACCATCATTTTGGCTTTAATAGACGATAGCTGGAAAGAGCATTTGCGTGAAATGGACGAGTTGAAACAATCGGTACAAAACGCAGTTTACGAGCAAAAAGATCCATTAATTATCTATAAAATGGAGGCCTTTAATTTGTTCAAAGGCATGTTAAACATCGTGAACAAAGAGGTAGTAAGCTTCTTGTTTAAAGGCGGTATTCCTATGCAGCAAGAGCCAGAGCAGGTTAGAGAAGCAGTTGCTCCAAAACCTCAGCCAAAGCTAAATGCAACTAAAAAAGAATACGGCGATGAGTCTGATTTAGATTTAGTAGGCGATACTCGTGAACCGCAACCTTTGCAACCGATTAGAAAAGAAGCAACGGTAGGTAGAAACGAGCCTTGCCCATGCGGAAGTGGCAAGAAGTTTAAAAATTGCCATGGTGTGAATGCATAA
- a CDS encoding type II CAAX prenyl endopeptidase Rce1 family protein, translating to MNTIKNFIFFYLNPGKEVVREYTFYDKLKGTGSLLVFNFLFLIFSGVLINTLLIEFGLLIDPTVTKKSFTLIEQALVFGVLIAPLVEEIISRVWLVYSDFNISIAVSTLVVVLIFKILMSADYHRLIDAPLNAFVLLSVGIVIFYSTQFLVKKSLEVSSFISANIRILATMSGVAFGYLHLYNYKITLNLLLLSPIVLINYIVGGLLIGYIRIRFSFFYAVLLHIAFNAVLLLIKYR from the coding sequence ATGAATACCATTAAAAATTTTATTTTTTTTTATTTAAATCCAGGAAAAGAGGTAGTAAGAGAATACACTTTTTATGATAAGTTAAAAGGAACTGGCAGCTTATTAGTTTTTAATTTTTTGTTTTTGATTTTTTCGGGGGTTTTAATCAATACACTTTTAATTGAGTTTGGGTTGTTAATCGATCCAACTGTTACAAAAAAGTCGTTTACACTAATAGAACAAGCATTAGTTTTTGGAGTTCTCATAGCTCCTTTAGTAGAAGAAATAATTAGCCGAGTTTGGCTGGTGTACAGTGATTTTAATATATCTATTGCCGTCTCGACATTGGTAGTGGTGCTTATTTTTAAAATTTTAATGAGTGCTGATTATCATAGACTTATTGATGCTCCACTAAATGCATTTGTTCTATTAAGTGTTGGGATAGTTATTTTCTATTCAACTCAATTTTTAGTAAAAAAATCATTAGAGGTTTCGAGCTTTATATCTGCCAATATAAGGATTTTAGCAACAATGTCTGGAGTAGCTTTTGGCTATCTTCATCTATATAATTATAAAATAACATTAAATCTATTATTATTAAGCCCAATAGTTCTGATAAATTATATCGTCGGAGGACTGCTGATCGGGTACATAAGGATTAGATTCAGTTTTTTTTACGCGGTCTTACTGCACATAGCTTTCAATGCAGTCTTACTACTTATTAAATATAGATAA
- a CDS encoding tetratricopeptide repeat protein has product MKKYSCFILLSLCISINSCVNKKAETKEIGKIKVSRQDSVKLKKYIEQIDVLPLFSTKRQKYLDSFLLILPSNAYAWQQKAMPLFKQKKYEVGMQYLDSAVKYDQTNHYLEYRAFIKCIFQKNYIAAIRDFDAIQKIKGNSYVMDHTYEFYKGLCFLQLNEFNKAEKLFSKNINEDRKKLGEKWINCSALFYQGICFFEMDNYKQAMISFDECLKRYRNFTDAKVLQSNMFRKLWETRRGPIIN; this is encoded by the coding sequence ATGAAAAAATATAGTTGTTTTATTCTCTTATCACTTTGTATTTCAATTAATTCTTGCGTCAATAAAAAAGCGGAGACAAAGGAAATAGGAAAAATAAAAGTAAGTAGGCAAGACTCTGTTAAATTAAAAAAATATATAGAGCAAATAGATGTTTTACCATTATTTTCTACAAAGAGGCAAAAATATCTTGATAGTTTTTTATTAATTCTACCTTCTAATGCTTATGCCTGGCAGCAGAAGGCAATGCCGCTTTTCAAGCAAAAAAAATATGAAGTTGGGATGCAATACCTAGATAGTGCGGTAAAATACGACCAAACAAACCACTATCTAGAATATAGGGCATTCATAAAATGTATATTCCAAAAAAACTATATAGCGGCAATTAGGGATTTTGATGCTATTCAAAAAATAAAAGGCAACTCTTATGTGATGGATCATACTTATGAGTTTTATAAAGGACTATGCTTTTTGCAGCTTAATGAATTTAACAAAGCTGAAAAATTGTTTTCTAAAAATATTAATGAAGACAGAAAAAAACTCGGTGAGAAATGGATAAACTGCTCGGCTCTCTTTTATCAAGGAATTTGTTTTTTTGAAATGGATAATTATAAGCAGGCAATGATAAGTTTCGATGAGTGCCTGAAGCGATATAGAAACTTTACTGATGCAAAAGTACTACAAAGCAATATGTTTAGAAAACTTTGGGAGACGAGAAGAGGCCCTATTATTAATTAG